One window of Opisthocomus hoazin isolate bOpiHoa1 chromosome 13, bOpiHoa1.hap1, whole genome shotgun sequence genomic DNA carries:
- the RAB36 gene encoding ras-related protein Rab-36: MKYNLMHLVPPVSRDRIISQFPKWYTPEASLQFKEHFHAQVRTACQQSTGTTGLKISKVVVVGDAYVGKTSLINRFCKDNFDRGYKATIGVDFEIERFEIIGIPYNLQIWDTAGQEKFKCIASAYYRGAEVIITVFDLANIQTLDHTKQWLEDALRENEPDSSFIFLVGTKKDLVSGAVCERTELDAIHLANEMQAEYWSVSAKTGENVKELFSRVAALAFEQSMIKELEKTAGHMTQIGAGNLIKLEKNMIEIPEGNTRVSLSCC, translated from the exons ATGAAGTACAACCTAATGCATTTGGTTCccccagtgagcagggacagaaTAATCTCCCAGTTTCCCAAG tgGTACACGCCTGAGGCCAGTCTGCAGTTCAAAGAGCACTTCCATGCACAGGTCAGGACTGCTTGccagcagagcactggaacaaccGG GTTGAAAATATCCAAAGTGGTTGTGGTAGGAGACGCGTATGTTGGGAAAACTAGCCTTATCAACAG atttTGTAAAGATAATTTTGACCGAGGCTACAAGGCGACCATTGGAGTGGATTTTGAAATTGAACGTTTTGAAATAATTGGAATACCATACAATCTCCAAAT ATGGGACACTGCAGGTCAGGAGAAGTTCAAGTGCATTGCATCTGCTTACTACCGAGGAGCAGAGG TTATAATAACAGTGTTTGATCTGGCTAATATCCAGACTCTGGATCACACCAA aCAGTGGCTAGAAGATGCATTGAGGGAGAATGAACCAGATTCCAGCTTCATTTTTCTAGTTGGAACAAAAAAAGATCTGGTG TCAGGTGCTGTGTGTGAAAGGACAGAACTAGATGCCATCCACCTTGCCAATGAGATGCAGGCAGAGTACTGGTCGGTTTCAGCCAAAACAG GGGAAAATGTCAAAGAGTTATTTTCAAGAGTTGCTGCTTTGGCCTTTGAACAATCCATGATAAAGgagctggagaaaactgctggacaCATGACCCAAATTGGGGCAGGAAACCTCATCA aacTGGAAAAGAACATGATAGAAATTCCAGAAGGCAACACTCGAGTCAGCCTGAGTTGCTGCTAA